A single Filimonas effusa DNA region contains:
- a CDS encoding TonB-dependent siderophore receptor → MQYRNTFLFLMLFYFSITRCFSQHTAELRGDIFDNGERALAGVSVVLKGVSVYTVVSGEKGDFVFHNIQPGEYRLYASRTGFANYEQKIRVKDKDQFIHIYLASQANELQSVEITGHRRKAYKLNETYIGSKGGMNIKDLPQSVSYATKELMLDQGDVRVGEVVKNFSGVNQFTSYDDLTIRGFRVNGQSNTQLLNGMRTSTGFWKQPLTNYLERVEVLKGPASALYGNASPGGVVNRVTKKPLNESRKNITLQMGSFNTFRVLTDFTGPVNKDSSLLYRLNLGYEDANTFRDLMFDKNIVVAPSVSFIPDANTRINVDLVYNASRSRLDRGQSLLANGDLNSTPQSLSLATPNDKLNENTYTITVAGSRKLGDNASFNVAYSRTGYNEDLYEHRGANAYAKDTMGKDVSNLVAMQIFARKRNRYIGNLTAYADFKINTGSIEHNWIAGYDYGSELSPAGASQLTASGYRNAANNAAITFNAAQYAQNPSAYIKRFLVKDGLLVPNVPSFNLNDVVNSQKMQDDSKAFFTNTTLAPTYYYLHAGYLQDRVRIGRLQLLLGIRYEHYTDFANYLATNQTKTNSTALLPRFGAVYTVSENINVYGTYVTGYNPQSAATLSNPSAGGPFEPLRSNMTEFGAKSSWLHNRLSASAAVYRIEQKNTLYNANNPNNPDSMMQIGKERSEGIEFDVTGQLTSSWSIMASYAYNDARILAGSDAEKNRQKPNAPRNLANLWTKYMIRKGPLSGLGAGLGVYYVGERGLSISLDQTIPAYTLVNAAVYYNFGQMQLQLNVNNATNKKHWVGGYDYIRLFPGNPRQYLITLNYAF, encoded by the coding sequence ATGCAATACAGGAATACTTTTCTTTTTTTGATGCTGTTTTATTTTTCCATTACCAGGTGTTTTAGCCAGCATACGGCGGAATTACGTGGCGATATTTTCGATAACGGCGAAAGAGCGCTCGCCGGCGTCTCTGTTGTGCTGAAAGGCGTTTCCGTTTACACCGTTGTTTCCGGCGAAAAGGGTGATTTTGTCTTTCACAACATTCAGCCCGGCGAATACAGGCTCTATGCAAGCCGCACAGGATTTGCCAACTATGAACAAAAAATCCGGGTAAAAGATAAAGACCAGTTTATTCATATCTATCTTGCCAGCCAGGCCAACGAATTGCAAAGCGTTGAAATTACAGGCCATCGCAGGAAGGCGTATAAGCTCAACGAAACCTATATCGGCAGCAAGGGCGGAATGAACATTAAAGACCTTCCTCAATCTGTATCCTATGCCACCAAAGAACTCATGCTCGACCAGGGCGATGTTCGTGTCGGTGAAGTGGTAAAAAACTTCAGTGGCGTTAACCAGTTTACAAGTTACGACGACCTTACCATCCGTGGTTTCAGGGTAAATGGCCAGAGCAATACGCAATTGTTGAATGGAATGCGTACCAGCACCGGCTTCTGGAAACAGCCGCTCACCAACTATCTCGAGCGGGTAGAAGTGTTGAAAGGACCTGCTTCGGCACTTTATGGCAATGCAAGTCCGGGAGGCGTGGTGAACAGGGTTACCAAAAAGCCATTGAATGAATCACGTAAAAATATTACCCTGCAAATGGGTAGCTTCAATACTTTCAGGGTGCTGACCGATTTTACCGGTCCTGTCAACAAAGACAGCTCCCTGTTATACAGGCTTAACCTGGGATATGAAGACGCCAACACCTTCCGCGATCTCATGTTCGATAAAAATATCGTCGTCGCCCCCTCTGTATCCTTCATCCCCGATGCCAATACCAGGATCAACGTAGACCTCGTTTACAATGCCTCCCGCAGCCGCCTCGACCGCGGCCAGTCGCTCCTGGCAAACGGCGATCTGAACTCAACCCCGCAATCCTTGTCGCTGGCCACTCCCAACGATAAACTGAATGAAAATACTTATACCATTACGGTAGCAGGCAGCCGCAAATTAGGCGACAATGCTTCTTTTAATGTCGCCTATTCCCGCACCGGCTACAACGAAGATCTGTACGAACACCGGGGGGCCAACGCCTATGCCAAAGACACGATGGGTAAAGATGTCTCCAACCTCGTAGCCATGCAAATCTTCGCCAGGAAACGTAATCGGTATATTGGTAACCTTACAGCCTATGCCGATTTTAAAATAAATACCGGCAGTATAGAACATAACTGGATCGCAGGATACGACTACGGCAGCGAATTATCGCCTGCCGGCGCTTCCCAGCTCACTGCTTCAGGATACCGCAATGCCGCCAACAATGCCGCCATTACCTTTAATGCCGCGCAATATGCGCAAAACCCTTCCGCTTATATCAAGCGCTTCCTGGTGAAAGACGGCCTGCTGGTTCCCAACGTGCCCTCCTTTAACCTCAACGATGTGGTGAACTCCCAGAAAATGCAGGACGATAGCAAAGCATTCTTTACCAATACTACTCTTGCACCAACGTATTATTACCTGCATGCTGGCTATTTGCAGGATAGGGTGCGTATCGGGCGCCTGCAGCTCCTGCTTGGCATCAGGTATGAGCATTATACCGACTTTGCCAACTATCTCGCTACCAATCAAACGAAAACTAATTCCACCGCATTACTGCCGCGTTTCGGAGCCGTGTACACCGTTTCAGAAAATATCAATGTGTACGGTACCTATGTAACAGGGTATAACCCCCAATCTGCGGCAACTTTATCTAACCCCAGTGCAGGCGGCCCCTTCGAACCTTTAAGAAGTAATATGACTGAATTCGGCGCTAAAAGCTCGTGGCTGCACAACAGGCTGTCGGCTTCCGCAGCGGTTTACAGGATAGAACAAAAGAACACGCTGTATAATGCCAATAATCCCAATAACCCGGATTCTATGATGCAGATAGGAAAAGAAAGATCTGAAGGAATTGAATTTGATGTTACCGGGCAGCTTACCTCTTCCTGGAGTATTATGGCATCCTATGCTTATAACGATGCCAGGATCCTTGCCGGTAGCGATGCCGAAAAGAACCGACAGAAACCCAATGCCCCGCGTAACCTGGCTAACCTATGGACCAAATACATGATTCGCAAAGGACCATTGAGTGGCCTGGGCGCAGGGTTGGGAGTGTATTACGTGGGTGAAAGAGGGCTTTCCATCAGCCTCGATCAAACCATTCCTGCATATACACTCGTTAATGCAGCGGTATACTACAATTTCGGGCAAATGCAACTGCAGCTGAACGTCAATAACGCTACCAATAAAAAGCATTGGGTAGGAGGATACGATTATATCCGCCTGTTCCCGGGTAACCCAAGGCAATACCTTATAACACTTAACTACGCATTCTGA
- a CDS encoding sugar phosphate isomerase/epimerase family protein → MEKIKFGASLLSWTLPAWEASAGKYAIEQTAAYGFDVLEILLPPSMAIDTATVRQQLKQHRLQPVCSFNLPSYAHIPTHPKEALALMTAAVQKTAELEARLLGGVLHSAIGVFSGHPLTTAEEDIICEVWYQCSQYAQRYDITIAIEPINRYESYVCTCASDVLRMLQKVNASNMGLHLDTFHMNIEEAGFTTPVIAAGEKLKHLHITESDRGMPGEGNVHWEDFFKALSAIDYRGALVLENFSSSINGMAAAVSLWRASPYSAEALAKGSLAFMKEQAALYGLL, encoded by the coding sequence ATGGAAAAAATAAAATTTGGCGCATCGTTGCTTAGCTGGACTTTACCCGCGTGGGAAGCTTCGGCAGGCAAATATGCCATTGAACAGACAGCTGCCTATGGTTTTGATGTACTGGAAATACTACTTCCGCCATCAATGGCTATAGATACTGCAACGGTAAGGCAGCAATTGAAACAGCACCGGTTACAGCCGGTATGTTCCTTTAACCTTCCCTCCTATGCGCATATTCCCACTCACCCTAAAGAAGCCTTAGCGCTAATGACAGCTGCCGTGCAGAAAACCGCGGAGCTGGAAGCCCGGCTGCTGGGTGGCGTGTTACACAGCGCTATCGGCGTATTTTCAGGGCACCCGCTGACAACAGCTGAGGAAGATATCATATGTGAAGTATGGTACCAATGTTCGCAGTATGCACAACGTTATGACATTACTATTGCCATAGAACCTATCAACCGTTACGAGAGTTATGTGTGCACCTGTGCGAGTGATGTGTTGCGGATGCTGCAAAAAGTTAATGCCTCCAATATGGGCCTGCACCTCGATACATTTCATATGAACATAGAAGAAGCGGGCTTTACAACACCTGTTATCGCTGCCGGTGAAAAACTAAAACATCTGCATATAACAGAAAGCGACCGGGGGATGCCCGGAGAAGGCAATGTTCACTGGGAAGATTTCTTCAAAGCTTTATCGGCCATCGACTACCGGGGAGCGCTGGTACTGGAAAACTTCTCCTCTTCTATCAATGGGATGGCAGCGGCTGTATCGTTATGGCGGGCATCGCCATATTCCGCGGAGGCGCTGGCTAAAGGGAGCTTAGCGTTTATGAAAGAGCAGGCTGCCCTTTATGGTTTGCTGTAA
- a CDS encoding carbohydrate porin, with product MKINNCYAPFLLLLVAPPVYSQIIITNKQFSMGTTGRIGAGISPSIPGLTGRQLNLNGQGSLGSRLEQGDYVDLLPSFHFRAVNADNDSTKIDFQARLAYYSTQGTNLGNVNSRSVGGTVSSLPEAFAEVRNIVGSQWSAWAGARYMRYDDIHICDYFYFDDHSTTGFGVKYRNTSFSMYFPSVIDTTSRGTLPYSYSNIITGGGGFTYRQREIAVLEHEIKRWQGHTIKLLAEYHYVASSGRDALPYYPTDQGWVAGIKWTSPVRTLRKGSFNQLSVRYGSGVANGGDNGSTQTWLTFGAPDPVTQRYTGAYSLTAVEHVLLNLSSRLSLNGYSVFTRSKGGGSASGEAKDYYNRTVTNFKRDWVSGVRAIGYVTNWFHIISELHYAERTDGNNPKATMLKWVLAPTLVPTAARDPWARPHIRLIFSLARYNTYAMEHAYSPFLSYAGNKRWGSYLGVRAEWWIF from the coding sequence ATGAAAATAAATAACTGTTATGCGCCGTTTTTATTGCTGCTGGTGGCGCCTCCTGTTTATAGCCAGATCATTATTACCAACAAGCAATTCTCTATGGGAACTACAGGCCGTATTGGTGCGGGCATATCGCCATCGATCCCCGGCCTTACCGGCCGGCAACTGAACCTGAACGGACAGGGATCACTGGGCAGCCGTTTAGAGCAGGGCGATTATGTAGATCTATTGCCTTCTTTTCATTTCCGTGCAGTGAATGCGGATAACGACAGTACAAAAATTGATTTCCAGGCGCGGCTCGCTTATTATTCCACACAAGGAACGAACCTGGGGAATGTAAATTCACGGTCTGTGGGTGGAACAGTATCAAGTTTGCCTGAAGCCTTTGCAGAGGTGCGGAATATAGTGGGCAGTCAGTGGAGCGCCTGGGCAGGGGCGCGGTATATGCGCTACGATGACATACATATCTGCGACTATTTTTATTTCGACGATCACTCAACCACGGGTTTTGGTGTTAAATACCGCAACACATCCTTCTCCATGTATTTTCCCTCGGTGATAGATACCACATCGCGGGGTACGCTTCCTTATTCTTACTCGAACATCATTACGGGAGGGGGCGGTTTTACTTACCGGCAGCGCGAAATAGCCGTATTAGAGCATGAGATCAAAAGGTGGCAGGGGCATACCATAAAGCTGCTTGCGGAATATCATTATGTAGCTTCATCGGGCCGGGATGCGCTTCCTTATTATCCTACAGATCAGGGCTGGGTAGCAGGCATAAAATGGACCTCGCCGGTGCGCACACTTCGCAAAGGTTCTTTCAACCAGCTATCGGTGCGTTACGGCAGTGGCGTTGCCAACGGCGGAGACAATGGCAGTACGCAAACATGGCTTACATTTGGCGCACCCGATCCTGTAACACAACGTTATACCGGCGCTTATTCGCTTACCGCGGTAGAGCATGTATTACTAAACCTATCTTCGCGTCTAAGTTTAAACGGATATTCAGTTTTCACCCGGAGCAAGGGTGGTGGCAGCGCCAGTGGCGAAGCCAAGGACTACTATAACCGGACGGTGACGAATTTCAAACGAGACTGGGTAAGCGGGGTAAGGGCTATAGGTTATGTCACCAACTGGTTTCATATCATCAGTGAGCTGCATTACGCGGAACGAACAGACGGGAATAATCCTAAGGCCACCATGCTCAAATGGGTGCTGGCTCCTACCCTGGTACCAACGGCAGCGCGCGATCCCTGGGCGAGGCCTCATATACGACTGATCTTTTCTTTAGCACGTTATAATACCTATGCCATGGAACATGCCTATTCGCCTTTTCTCTCGTATGCGGGCAACAAAAGGTGGGGCAGTTACCTGGGTGTAAGAGCAGAGTGGTGGATCTTTTAA
- the fucP gene encoding L-fucose:H+ symporter permease, with the protein MINIAPTSSASSERITAEAPATTSHSGKAYLLPLVLITSLFFLWGMANNLNDILIKQFKKSFSLNDFQSGLVQSAFYLGYFVFALPASYVMKKRGYKSGIISGLLLYAAGALLFVPAAKAHSYTFFLFALFVIASGLAFLETAANPYVAVLGKPETASFRLNLAQAFNPIGCITGIVVGQQLIFSGIEYTPEQIGHMDAAVLDTYYRSETAAVAPPYLCIGIVVLLFALLFAVTRFPALKEPEETTPGTEDMQMKPLKGGLPGIKQLRMAVIAQFFCVGAQVCMWSYLIRYVQHVAPSVTEKQAANYLILSLVLFAAGRFTGTVLLKKFKDHVLLFSYALISMALVIAGILLPGSIGIAAFVATSFFMSIMYPTIFTLGIAGLGARAKMASSVIVMAIIGGAILTMIMGRVSDMTGITGAFCVPMLAFAVVAWYGWKCK; encoded by the coding sequence ATGATAAATATTGCCCCTACCTCATCTGCCAGCAGCGAGCGTATTACTGCTGAAGCACCTGCTACAACAAGCCATTCAGGCAAGGCTTATCTATTGCCATTGGTACTTATTACCAGTCTTTTCTTTCTCTGGGGAATGGCGAACAACCTGAATGATATACTTATCAAACAATTCAAGAAATCTTTTTCGCTTAACGATTTTCAATCGGGGCTGGTACAGTCTGCGTTTTACCTGGGTTATTTTGTATTTGCGCTGCCTGCTTCGTACGTGATGAAAAAGCGTGGTTATAAAAGCGGCATCATCAGCGGGCTTTTATTATACGCGGCAGGCGCCTTGTTGTTTGTGCCTGCGGCCAAAGCGCATTCGTACACCTTTTTTCTTTTTGCGTTGTTTGTTATAGCGAGCGGACTGGCTTTCCTGGAAACGGCCGCCAATCCTTACGTAGCTGTATTGGGCAAGCCTGAAACTGCCAGTTTCCGTTTAAACCTTGCGCAGGCTTTCAACCCCATAGGCTGTATTACCGGCATTGTAGTAGGTCAGCAGCTCATTTTTTCCGGTATCGAATACACTCCTGAACAAATAGGCCATATGGATGCAGCGGTACTGGACACCTATTACAGATCGGAAACGGCAGCTGTAGCGCCGCCCTATTTATGTATAGGCATTGTGGTATTGTTATTTGCCCTATTGTTTGCTGTTACCCGCTTCCCGGCGCTTAAAGAACCAGAGGAAACCACACCGGGAACAGAAGACATGCAAATGAAACCGCTGAAAGGCGGGCTGCCTGGAATAAAACAGTTGCGGATGGCAGTGATAGCCCAGTTCTTTTGTGTAGGAGCGCAGGTATGTATGTGGAGTTACCTGATCCGTTATGTGCAGCATGTAGCGCCCTCAGTTACGGAAAAGCAGGCAGCCAACTACCTGATATTATCACTGGTATTATTTGCGGCAGGCCGTTTTACGGGGACTGTGTTACTGAAAAAATTCAAAGATCATGTACTGCTGTTTTCATATGCCCTGATTAGTATGGCGCTTGTGATAGCCGGGATTTTATTGCCTGGCAGTATAGGTATTGCTGCTTTTGTAGCCACCAGCTTTTTCATGTCGATCATGTATCCTACCATTTTCACATTGGGTATTGCCGGCCTTGGGGCAAGAGCCAAAATGGCTTCTTCGGTGATTGTAATGGCCATTATAGGCGGTGCTATACTCACGATGATCATGGGCCGCGTATCGGATATGACAGGAATTACGGGTGCCTTTTGTGTGCCTATGCTGGCCTTTGCCGTAGTGGCCTGGTACGGATGGAAGTGCAAATAA
- a CDS encoding carbohydrate kinase family protein produces the protein MNANPITITCFGEVLWDIFPTGRKAGGAPFNVAYHLNKLGVRAQMITRLGNDEPGNTLYKLITDWGVALPTHWQHSHARTGTVIATIDEHNEAHYAITEDVAWDYISTSQEDIAVAAASDVFVYGSLAARGLESRHAIFELLEAAPFKVFDINLRPPYYDGQLLASLLKHADCVKLNKAELRIILSIFGREYESEVAGLQFLEEQFDIHELLLTKGSKGAVCCSGGNWYECNALPVTVKDTVGSGDSFLAAYLVSRCSGNTVEDMLFDAAAMGAFVTTQEGACPDYTPATFEQFKQAAKPFFRVQQGTSLQPFTPLRTSL, from the coding sequence ATGAATGCGAATCCGATAACGATAACTTGTTTTGGGGAAGTTTTATGGGATATTTTCCCCACAGGCCGGAAAGCCGGTGGTGCTCCTTTCAATGTAGCCTACCATCTGAACAAGCTGGGCGTAAGGGCCCAAATGATCACCCGGCTGGGGAATGACGAGCCGGGCAACACCCTTTACAAACTCATTACCGATTGGGGGGTAGCCCTGCCAACCCACTGGCAGCATAGCCACGCCCGTACCGGAACCGTTATAGCCACCATTGACGAGCATAACGAAGCCCATTACGCCATAACAGAAGATGTAGCATGGGATTATATTTCAACATCACAGGAAGATATTGCCGTGGCTGCTGCATCGGACGTATTTGTTTATGGCAGCCTGGCAGCACGCGGTCTTGAAAGTCGCCATGCTATTTTCGAGTTATTGGAGGCGGCTCCGTTCAAGGTATTCGACATCAACCTCAGGCCACCCTATTACGATGGCCAGCTACTGGCAAGCCTGCTCAAGCATGCCGATTGCGTTAAACTTAACAAAGCAGAGCTGCGCATCATCCTGTCTATTTTCGGCCGTGAATACGAGTCTGAAGTTGCCGGCCTGCAATTCCTGGAAGAGCAGTTTGATATACATGAGTTATTGCTTACGAAGGGAAGCAAAGGAGCCGTTTGTTGTAGTGGCGGCAACTGGTATGAATGTAATGCCCTACCTGTAACGGTAAAGGATACGGTAGGAAGCGGCGACTCCTTCCTGGCGGCCTACCTGGTTTCCAGATGTTCCGGTAATACTGTAGAAGATATGCTGTTCGATGCCGCGGCTATGGGTGCTTTTGTAACTACACAAGAAGGCGCTTGCCCCGACTACACCCCAGCAACGTTCGAGCAGTTCAAGCAGGCAGCCAAGCCATTCTTTCGTGTTCAGCAAGGCACCTCTCTGCAGCCCTTCACCCCATTACGTACTTCATTGTAA
- a CDS encoding LacI family DNA-binding transcriptional regulator: protein MKKVSLKDVAAKAGVSTTLVSYVLNGKQSNRINSETAEKIKSAAKALHYSPNYLARSLKSNRTFLLGLILADISNPFFSRLARIISDEAEALGYSLLIGSSDESIYKFERLASQFFSRQVDGLIIAPPAGSAAMLELLLDSSTPFVLVDRYFPGVGADSVCVDNFGAASKAAAYFLREARLKMAIITYDSGLQHIEDRVQGAIVTWEQYRPMHSFTAVVYRLHESDLESEMQRIMDHALADDADAFFFTSNKIGVAGVRQLVRRNISIPDMASVVLFDESEAFEFFPYPIPYLRQPLEDIGRSAVDVMLKRVNAEKNEQQAVQQLQLPVAWVATNEQ from the coding sequence ATGAAAAAAGTATCATTAAAAGATGTTGCTGCGAAAGCCGGTGTATCGACTACCCTGGTATCATATGTTCTAAACGGCAAGCAAAGCAACCGGATCAACAGTGAAACTGCCGAGAAAATAAAAAGTGCGGCCAAGGCACTTCATTATTCCCCCAATTACCTTGCAAGAAGCCTGAAAAGCAACCGGACTTTTCTACTGGGTCTTATCCTTGCAGACATATCCAACCCATTTTTTTCGCGGCTGGCGCGTATTATCAGTGATGAAGCGGAAGCCCTGGGTTATTCGCTCCTGATAGGCAGTTCGGATGAAAGCATATACAAGTTCGAGCGGCTTGCCAGCCAGTTTTTTTCCAGGCAGGTTGACGGTCTTATCATTGCGCCGCCGGCTGGTTCAGCAGCGATGCTGGAACTTTTGCTGGATAGTTCGACGCCATTCGTACTGGTAGACCGTTATTTTCCGGGTGTTGGTGCAGATAGTGTATGCGTCGACAATTTTGGGGCGGCTTCAAAGGCTGCTGCCTATTTTCTCCGTGAAGCGCGCCTCAAGATGGCCATTATCACTTATGATTCAGGATTACAGCATATAGAGGACCGCGTGCAGGGTGCGATCGTAACCTGGGAGCAGTACCGGCCTATGCACAGCTTTACGGCAGTGGTTTACCGGCTGCATGAAAGCGACCTGGAAAGTGAGATGCAACGTATTATGGATCATGCGCTGGCCGATGATGCCGATGCCTTCTTTTTTACATCGAACAAGATAGGCGTAGCAGGTGTACGGCAGCTGGTGAGGCGTAACATCAGCATACCCGATATGGCATCGGTGGTGTTGTTTGATGAAAGTGAGGCGTTCGAGTTTTTCCCCTATCCTATTCCTTACCTGCGACAGCCGCTGGAGGATATAGGACGCAGCGCTGTGGATGTTATGCTGAAACGGGTAAACGCGGAAAAGAATGAGCAGCAGGCCGTGCAGCAACTGCAGTTGCCTGTGGCGTGGGTTGCTACCAATGAACAGTAA
- a CDS encoding DUF4251 domain-containing protein: MKTMLPLVLVLLLSAGCGSTRQNGNGTQSNTTAALVNNNNFLFRAQTATPLNGRIINLTFEYEVKVSKDTIVAFLPYFGRAFTAPMDPSQGGIKFTSTKFSQKLQQRRRGGWELVVKPEDVPDIQILNFTITTNGYTTLQVTSTNKQPISFYGTIEANTLKNNR; this comes from the coding sequence ATGAAAACAATGCTTCCCCTGGTCCTGGTCCTCCTGCTATCGGCTGGCTGCGGATCCACACGTCAAAATGGTAACGGAACACAATCCAATACCACGGCTGCCCTGGTCAATAACAACAACTTCTTATTCCGTGCACAAACGGCTACCCCGTTAAATGGCCGCATTATTAATCTTACCTTCGAATACGAAGTAAAGGTCTCTAAAGACACCATCGTCGCCTTTCTCCCATATTTCGGAAGGGCTTTCACCGCCCCCATGGACCCATCCCAGGGTGGCATAAAATTCACATCAACAAAATTTTCACAAAAACTGCAGCAGCGACGCAGGGGAGGGTGGGAGTTGGTAGTTAAACCTGAGGATGTGCCTGATATTCAGATTCTTAACTTTACAATAACTACTAATGGCTATACAACCCTCCAGGTAACCAGCACCAATAAACAACCCATTTCTTTTTATGGCACAATTGAAGCTAACACACTGAAAAATAATAGGTAA
- a CDS encoding TolC family protein — protein MKRLMYTVGCMIAGCFSMPLLAQHTGDSLLQEATLANVIQYALTHQPSAQQALIDEKITEETIKTKLADWYPQVNFNYSLQHNFQVPINVIGGNPIQLGVHNTSGGQFTLSQSVFNRDVLLAARTRGDVRLQARQAVTANKIDVTVNVSKAFYDVLATKEQIKVSEQDIIRLDKSMQTAFDQYQAGVTDKTDYKRATIALNNAKASVKTNRALLDAKEEYLKQLMGYPVSGTLNIVYDSLQMEREIAMDTLQQASPDARIEYQQLQTQRKLLEASVKYEKWSFIPTVTLNGAYNLSYQNDNFNKLYSNNLPNSFANVTVGFPIFQGGKRTARIRQAEWQLTRTNWDITNLKNSVNSQFAQALATYKANLANYDALKENLDLAQEVYDVIQLQYRSGVKTYLEVITSESDLRTARINYYNALYQVLASKVDVQRALGQIN, from the coding sequence ATGAAACGACTCATGTATACGGTTGGTTGTATGATCGCAGGTTGCTTCAGCATGCCCTTGCTGGCCCAGCACACAGGTGACTCCCTGTTGCAGGAAGCAACCCTGGCAAACGTGATTCAATACGCACTCACGCATCAACCCTCCGCTCAACAGGCCCTTATCGACGAAAAGATCACCGAAGAAACAATTAAAACAAAACTGGCCGACTGGTATCCGCAGGTGAATTTCAACTACTCCCTGCAGCATAACTTCCAGGTGCCTATTAACGTAATTGGTGGCAATCCCATCCAATTGGGCGTACATAACACCTCCGGAGGTCAGTTTACCCTCTCACAAAGCGTTTTCAACCGCGATGTATTATTGGCAGCCCGTACCAGGGGTGATGTCCGTTTACAGGCGCGCCAGGCTGTCACCGCTAACAAGATCGATGTCACTGTTAACGTCAGCAAAGCTTTCTACGATGTCCTCGCCACAAAAGAGCAGATCAAAGTGAGCGAACAGGATATCATCAGGCTGGATAAAAGCATGCAAACAGCTTTCGATCAGTACCAGGCAGGTGTAACCGATAAAACCGATTACAAACGCGCTACTATCGCTTTGAATAACGCAAAGGCCAGCGTCAAAACAAACCGCGCGCTGCTCGACGCAAAAGAAGAATACCTCAAACAGTTGATGGGCTATCCGGTCTCCGGAACACTGAATATCGTGTACGACAGCCTTCAGATGGAACGCGAAATTGCAATGGATACCCTGCAACAGGCTAGCCCCGATGCACGTATCGAATATCAACAATTGCAAACACAGCGAAAACTGCTGGAAGCCAGCGTTAAATACGAAAAATGGAGCTTTATCCCTACTGTTACGCTTAATGGTGCCTATAACCTCAGCTATCAGAACGATAACTTCAACAAACTGTATAGCAACAACCTGCCTAACTCTTTCGCCAATGTAACGGTTGGTTTCCCTATTTTCCAGGGCGGCAAAAGAACAGCAAGGATTCGCCAGGCTGAATGGCAACTGACACGTACCAACTGGGATATCACAAATCTGAAAAATAGCGTAAATTCTCAGTTTGCACAGGCATTGGCTACTTATAAAGCCAACCTTGCCAACTACGACGCATTAAAAGAAAACCTCGATCTCGCTCAGGAAGTGTACGACGTAATACAGCTGCAATACAGGTCAGGTGTGAAAACTTACCTGGAAGTAATTACCTCCGAATCCGATCTGCGTACAGCGCGTATTAACTATTACAACGCATTATACCAGGTACTTGCCAGCAAGGTAGATGTTCAGAGAGCCCTGGGTCAAATTAATTAA